In Raphanus sativus cultivar WK10039 chromosome 5, ASM80110v3, whole genome shotgun sequence, the following proteins share a genomic window:
- the LOC108860512 gene encoding GDSL esterase/lipase At1g06990 isoform X4 yields the protein MLIHEIIFMIITTIQILTRCYANATNETINNASMFPAILVFGDSTIDTGNNNYISTIIRANFPPYGCNFPGHHATGRFSNGRLIPDFIASLMGIKDTVPPFLDPHLSDSDILTGVCFASAGSGYDNYTDLATLSLSVDKQADMFRSYVARLSRIVGEEKAAEIVSEALVIVSSGTNDFDINLYDTPSPRIKLGVEGYQDFILSGVHNFVQELYNIGCRKIMVLGLPPIGCLPVQMTFARQKQNERRCIDKQNSDSQEYNEKLKKSLTDIQSNLTGSVIFYADIYAAILDMATNPQSYGNRQE from the exons atgttGATCCATGAAATTATATTCATGATCATAACAACTATACAAATATTGACGAGATGCTATGCAAATGCCACCAACGAGACTATCAACAACGCATCAATGTTCCCGGCGATTCTTGTGTTCGGAGACTCCACAATCGACACCGGAAACAACAACTACATTAGTACAATCATCCGGGCTAACTTTCCTCCTTACGGCTGCAACTTCCCCGGCCATCACGCGACCGGAAGATTCTCTAACGGTAGACTCATCCCTGACTTCATTGCATCCCTTATGGGAATCAAAGACACGGTTCCTCCATTCCTTGACCCGCATTTGTCGGATTCAGATATTCTCACGGGAGTGTGCTTTGCCTCGGCCGGTTCAGGTTACGACAACTACACAGATCTCGCTACTTTAAGTCTATCCGTAGACAAACAGGCAGACATGTTCAGAAGTTACGTGGCAAGGCTGAGCAGGATCGTTGGTGAAGAGAAAGCGGCTGAGATAGTCAGTGAGGCTCTGGTCATAGTAAGCTCGGGAACTAACGATTTTGATATAAATCTATACGATACACCTTCTCCTCGTATCAAGCTCGGTGTTGAAGGTTATCAAGATTTCATTCTCTCGGGTGTACACAACTTCGTTCAA GAACTATATAATATTGGCTGCCGGAAAATAATGGTATTAGGACTACCACCGATTGGATGTTTACCGGTACAGATGACGTTTGCTAGGCAAAAACAGAACGAGAGACGATGCATCGACAAACAAAACTCAGATTCACAAGAGTATAATGAAAAGCTAAAGAAGTCCTTGACGGATATTCAATCTAATCTCACTGGTAGTGTCATCTTCTACGCCGATATCTACGCAGCAATATTGGACATGGCTACCAATCCCCAAAGTTACGGTAAC CGACAGGAATAA
- the LOC108860512 gene encoding GDSL esterase/lipase At1g06990 isoform X5: MLIHEIIFMIITTIQILTRCYANATNETINNASMFPAILVFGDSTIDTGNNNYISTIIRANFPPYGCNFPGHHATGRFSNGRLIPDFIASLMGIKDTVPPFLDPHLSDSDILTGVCFASAGSGYDNYTDLATLSLSVDKQADMFRSYVARLSRIVGEEKAAEIVSEALVIVSSGTNDFDINLYDTPSPRIKLGVEGYQDFILSGVHNFVQELYNIGCRKIMVLGLPPIGCLPVQMTFARQKQNERRCIDKQNSDSQEYNEKLKKSLTDIQSNLTGSVIFYADIYAAILDMATNPQSYGNE; the protein is encoded by the exons atgttGATCCATGAAATTATATTCATGATCATAACAACTATACAAATATTGACGAGATGCTATGCAAATGCCACCAACGAGACTATCAACAACGCATCAATGTTCCCGGCGATTCTTGTGTTCGGAGACTCCACAATCGACACCGGAAACAACAACTACATTAGTACAATCATCCGGGCTAACTTTCCTCCTTACGGCTGCAACTTCCCCGGCCATCACGCGACCGGAAGATTCTCTAACGGTAGACTCATCCCTGACTTCATTGCATCCCTTATGGGAATCAAAGACACGGTTCCTCCATTCCTTGACCCGCATTTGTCGGATTCAGATATTCTCACGGGAGTGTGCTTTGCCTCGGCCGGTTCAGGTTACGACAACTACACAGATCTCGCTACTTTAAGTCTATCCGTAGACAAACAGGCAGACATGTTCAGAAGTTACGTGGCAAGGCTGAGCAGGATCGTTGGTGAAGAGAAAGCGGCTGAGATAGTCAGTGAGGCTCTGGTCATAGTAAGCTCGGGAACTAACGATTTTGATATAAATCTATACGATACACCTTCTCCTCGTATCAAGCTCGGTGTTGAAGGTTATCAAGATTTCATTCTCTCGGGTGTACACAACTTCGTTCAA GAACTATATAATATTGGCTGCCGGAAAATAATGGTATTAGGACTACCACCGATTGGATGTTTACCGGTACAGATGACGTTTGCTAGGCAAAAACAGAACGAGAGACGATGCATCGACAAACAAAACTCAGATTCACAAGAGTATAATGAAAAGCTAAAGAAGTCCTTGACGGATATTCAATCTAATCTCACTGGTAGTGTCATCTTCTACGCCGATATCTACGCAGCAATATTGGACATGGCTACCAATCCCCAAAGTTACGGTAAC GAATAA
- the LOC108860512 gene encoding GDSL esterase/lipase At1g06990 isoform X3, which translates to MLIHEIIFMIITTIQILTRCYANATNETINNASMFPAILVFGDSTIDTGNNNYISTIIRANFPPYGCNFPGHHATGRFSNGRLIPDFIASLMGIKDTVPPFLDPHLSDSDILTGVCFASAGSGYDNYTDLATLSLSVDKQADMFRSYVARLSRIVGEEKAAEIVSEALVIVSSGTNDFDINLYDTPSPRIKLGVEGYQDFILSGVHNFVQELYNIGCRKIMVLGLPPIGCLPVQMTFARQKQNERRCIDKQNSDSQEYNEKLKKSLTDIQSNLTGSVIFYADIYAAILDMATNPQRIKETTRGCCGTGELELSYLCNPLTRTCSDANDYLFWDDIHPTQHAYLVVSLSLVDQILHVLQ; encoded by the exons atgttGATCCATGAAATTATATTCATGATCATAACAACTATACAAATATTGACGAGATGCTATGCAAATGCCACCAACGAGACTATCAACAACGCATCAATGTTCCCGGCGATTCTTGTGTTCGGAGACTCCACAATCGACACCGGAAACAACAACTACATTAGTACAATCATCCGGGCTAACTTTCCTCCTTACGGCTGCAACTTCCCCGGCCATCACGCGACCGGAAGATTCTCTAACGGTAGACTCATCCCTGACTTCATTGCATCCCTTATGGGAATCAAAGACACGGTTCCTCCATTCCTTGACCCGCATTTGTCGGATTCAGATATTCTCACGGGAGTGTGCTTTGCCTCGGCCGGTTCAGGTTACGACAACTACACAGATCTCGCTACTTTAAGTCTATCCGTAGACAAACAGGCAGACATGTTCAGAAGTTACGTGGCAAGGCTGAGCAGGATCGTTGGTGAAGAGAAAGCGGCTGAGATAGTCAGTGAGGCTCTGGTCATAGTAAGCTCGGGAACTAACGATTTTGATATAAATCTATACGATACACCTTCTCCTCGTATCAAGCTCGGTGTTGAAGGTTATCAAGATTTCATTCTCTCGGGTGTACACAACTTCGTTCAA GAACTATATAATATTGGCTGCCGGAAAATAATGGTATTAGGACTACCACCGATTGGATGTTTACCGGTACAGATGACGTTTGCTAGGCAAAAACAGAACGAGAGACGATGCATCGACAAACAAAACTCAGATTCACAAGAGTATAATGAAAAGCTAAAGAAGTCCTTGACGGATATTCAATCTAATCTCACTGGTAGTGTCATCTTCTACGCCGATATCTACGCAGCAATATTGGACATGGCTACCAATCCCCAAA GAATAAAGGAGACAACGAGAGGATGCTGCGGAACAGGAGAGCTGGAGCTATCATACTTGTGCAATCCTTTAACTCGGACTTGTTCCGACGCTAATGACTACCTTTTCTGGGACGACATTCATCCTACACAACATGCTTACCTCGTCGTTAGTCTCAGTCTTGTAGATCAAATCCTTCACGTACTTCAATGA
- the LOC108860512 gene encoding GDSL esterase/lipase At1g06990 isoform X2, producing MLIHEIIFMIITTIQILTRCYANATNETINNASMFPAILVFGDSTIDTGNNNYISTIIRANFPPYGCNFPGHHATGRFSNGRLIPDFIASLMGIKDTVPPFLDPHLSDSDILTGVCFASAGSGYDNYTDLATLSLSVDKQADMFRSYVARLSRIVGEEKAAEIVSEALVIVSSGTNDFDINLYDTPSPRIKLGVEGYQDFILSGVHNFVQELYNIGCRKIMVLGLPPIGCLPVQMTFARQKQNERRCIDKQNSDSQEYNEKLKKSLTDIQSNLTGSVIFYADIYAAILDMATNPQSYATGIKETTRGCCGTGELELSYLCNPLTRTCSDANDYLFWDDIHPTQHAYLVVSLSLVDQILHVLQ from the exons atgttGATCCATGAAATTATATTCATGATCATAACAACTATACAAATATTGACGAGATGCTATGCAAATGCCACCAACGAGACTATCAACAACGCATCAATGTTCCCGGCGATTCTTGTGTTCGGAGACTCCACAATCGACACCGGAAACAACAACTACATTAGTACAATCATCCGGGCTAACTTTCCTCCTTACGGCTGCAACTTCCCCGGCCATCACGCGACCGGAAGATTCTCTAACGGTAGACTCATCCCTGACTTCATTGCATCCCTTATGGGAATCAAAGACACGGTTCCTCCATTCCTTGACCCGCATTTGTCGGATTCAGATATTCTCACGGGAGTGTGCTTTGCCTCGGCCGGTTCAGGTTACGACAACTACACAGATCTCGCTACTTTAAGTCTATCCGTAGACAAACAGGCAGACATGTTCAGAAGTTACGTGGCAAGGCTGAGCAGGATCGTTGGTGAAGAGAAAGCGGCTGAGATAGTCAGTGAGGCTCTGGTCATAGTAAGCTCGGGAACTAACGATTTTGATATAAATCTATACGATACACCTTCTCCTCGTATCAAGCTCGGTGTTGAAGGTTATCAAGATTTCATTCTCTCGGGTGTACACAACTTCGTTCAA GAACTATATAATATTGGCTGCCGGAAAATAATGGTATTAGGACTACCACCGATTGGATGTTTACCGGTACAGATGACGTTTGCTAGGCAAAAACAGAACGAGAGACGATGCATCGACAAACAAAACTCAGATTCACAAGAGTATAATGAAAAGCTAAAGAAGTCCTTGACGGATATTCAATCTAATCTCACTGGTAGTGTCATCTTCTACGCCGATATCTACGCAGCAATATTGGACATGGCTACCAATCCCCAAAGTTACG CGACAGGAATAAAGGAGACAACGAGAGGATGCTGCGGAACAGGAGAGCTGGAGCTATCATACTTGTGCAATCCTTTAACTCGGACTTGTTCCGACGCTAATGACTACCTTTTCTGGGACGACATTCATCCTACACAACATGCTTACCTCGTCGTTAGTCTCAGTCTTGTAGATCAAATCCTTCACGTACTTCAATGA
- the LOC108860512 gene encoding GDSL esterase/lipase At1g06990 isoform X1 has protein sequence MLIHEIIFMIITTIQILTRCYANATNETINNASMFPAILVFGDSTIDTGNNNYISTIIRANFPPYGCNFPGHHATGRFSNGRLIPDFIASLMGIKDTVPPFLDPHLSDSDILTGVCFASAGSGYDNYTDLATLSLSVDKQADMFRSYVARLSRIVGEEKAAEIVSEALVIVSSGTNDFDINLYDTPSPRIKLGVEGYQDFILSGVHNFVQELYNIGCRKIMVLGLPPIGCLPVQMTFARQKQNERRCIDKQNSDSQEYNEKLKKSLTDIQSNLTGSVIFYADIYAAILDMATNPQSYGIKETTRGCCGTGELELSYLCNPLTRTCSDANDYLFWDDIHPTQHAYLVVSLSLVDQILHVLQ, from the exons atgttGATCCATGAAATTATATTCATGATCATAACAACTATACAAATATTGACGAGATGCTATGCAAATGCCACCAACGAGACTATCAACAACGCATCAATGTTCCCGGCGATTCTTGTGTTCGGAGACTCCACAATCGACACCGGAAACAACAACTACATTAGTACAATCATCCGGGCTAACTTTCCTCCTTACGGCTGCAACTTCCCCGGCCATCACGCGACCGGAAGATTCTCTAACGGTAGACTCATCCCTGACTTCATTGCATCCCTTATGGGAATCAAAGACACGGTTCCTCCATTCCTTGACCCGCATTTGTCGGATTCAGATATTCTCACGGGAGTGTGCTTTGCCTCGGCCGGTTCAGGTTACGACAACTACACAGATCTCGCTACTTTAAGTCTATCCGTAGACAAACAGGCAGACATGTTCAGAAGTTACGTGGCAAGGCTGAGCAGGATCGTTGGTGAAGAGAAAGCGGCTGAGATAGTCAGTGAGGCTCTGGTCATAGTAAGCTCGGGAACTAACGATTTTGATATAAATCTATACGATACACCTTCTCCTCGTATCAAGCTCGGTGTTGAAGGTTATCAAGATTTCATTCTCTCGGGTGTACACAACTTCGTTCAA GAACTATATAATATTGGCTGCCGGAAAATAATGGTATTAGGACTACCACCGATTGGATGTTTACCGGTACAGATGACGTTTGCTAGGCAAAAACAGAACGAGAGACGATGCATCGACAAACAAAACTCAGATTCACAAGAGTATAATGAAAAGCTAAAGAAGTCCTTGACGGATATTCAATCTAATCTCACTGGTAGTGTCATCTTCTACGCCGATATCTACGCAGCAATATTGGACATGGCTACCAATCCCCAAAGTTACG GAATAAAGGAGACAACGAGAGGATGCTGCGGAACAGGAGAGCTGGAGCTATCATACTTGTGCAATCCTTTAACTCGGACTTGTTCCGACGCTAATGACTACCTTTTCTGGGACGACATTCATCCTACACAACATGCTTACCTCGTCGTTAGTCTCAGTCTTGTAGATCAAATCCTTCACGTACTTCAATGA
- the LOC108856726 gene encoding gamma-interferon-responsive lysosomal thiol protein, whose amino-acid sequence MASSKLLHLLLVCYVSLICFASSYDLSETSSPKKVSLGLYYESLCPYCSSFIVNHLTKLFEEDLISIVDLHLSPWGNTKLRSSSDNNNVTAVCQHGAFECLLDTVEACAIDAWPKLSDHFPFILCVEGLVTEHKYDKWETCYEKLNLNSKPVSDCLSSGHGDKLELQYAAETSQLQPPHQYVPWVVVDGQPLYEDYENFISYICKAYKGNKKPAACAKYSSRNFIRSAKVNRFPLVCRKGVDNMWDFLERIKTSLLSYIDVTGLL is encoded by the exons ATGGCTTCGAGCaaacttcttcatcttcttctggTCTGCTACGTTTCTCTTATCTGCTTTGCATCATCGTACGATCTTTCTGAAACATCGTCGCCGAAGAAAGTGTCGCTGGGCCTGTACTACGAGTCTCTATGTCCCTACTGCTCATCCTTCATCGTTAACCACCTCACGAAGCTCTTCGAAGAAGATCTAATATCAATCGTCGATCTCCATCTCTCTCCCTGGGGTAACACCAAGCTCCGCTCCTCCTCCGATAATAATAATGTCACTGCCGTTTGCCAG CACGGTGCGTTTGAATGCTTATTGGATACAGTTGAGGCTTGTGCGATCGATGCTTGGCCTAAATTG AGCGATCATTTCCCGTTTATCCTCTGCGTTGAGGGTTTGGTGACTGAGCACAAGTACGACAAGTGGGAGACTTGTTATGAGAAGCTCAATCTTAACTCTAAACCTGTTTCCGATTGCCTCAGCAGTGGACATGGAGACAAA CTTGAGTTGCAGTACGCTGCAGAAACGAGTCAGCTTCAGCCGCCTCATCAATACGTGCCCTGGGTGGTTGTAGATGGTCAGCCTCTTTATGAG GATTATGAAAACTTCATAAGCTACATCTGCAAAGCTTACAAAGGTAATAAAAAGCCTGCCGCATGTGCCAAATACTCATCCAGGAACTTCATTCGAAGTGCCAAAGTGAATCGCTTCCCTCTGGTTTGCCGGAAAGGAGTCGATAACATGTGGGATTTTTTGGAACGTATCAAAACCTCTTTGTTGTCGTACATCGACGTCACAGGCCTGCTATAA
- the LOC108859290 gene encoding protein LIGHT-DEPENDENT SHORT HYPOCOTYLS 6, translating into MDLGSQRPGPASEGDPGPSSLTNSSPPATPSRYESQKRRDWNTFLQYLENHKPPLALSRCSGAHAIEFLKYLDQFGKTKVHVAACPYFGHQQPPSPCACPLKQAWGSLDALIGRLRAAYEENGGRPESNPFAERAVRIYLREVRESQAKARGIPYEKKKRKRPTTVTTLGVDVAPSRQSEGDGCDIGDPSVAEAVPL; encoded by the coding sequence ATGGATTTAGGGTCACAACGACCGGGACCTGCCAGTGAAGGCGATCCGGGTCCGTCCAGCTTAACAAACTCTTCACCTCCAGCGACGCCAAGCAGGTACGAGTCGCAGAAACGACGTGACTGGAACACGTTCTTGCAGTACCTCGAGAACCACAAGCCGCCTCTTGCCTTGTCACGGTGTAGCGGAGCACATGCCATCGAGTTCCTCAAGTATTTAGATCAGTTCGGTAAGACCAAAGTCCACGTGGCGGCATGTCCTTACTTCGGCCATCAGCAACCTCCGTCTCCTTGCGCTTGTCCTCTCAAGCAAGCCTGGGGCTCCCTCGATGCTCTGATCGGACGGTTGAGAGCAGCCTATGAGGAAAACGGTGGACGGCCCGAGTCGAATCCGTTCGCGGAACGTGCTGTCAGGATTTACTTGAGGGAAGTCAGAGAAAGTCAAGCCAAGGCCCGTGGGATACCCTACGAGAAAAAGAAACGGAAACGGCCAACAACTGTTACCACCCTGGGAGTTGACGTTGCTCCGTCGAGACAAAGTGAAGGAGATGGTTGTGACATAGGTGATCCTTCTGTGGCCGAGGCTGTACCTCTTTAA